A portion of the Lolium rigidum isolate FL_2022 chromosome 1, APGP_CSIRO_Lrig_0.1, whole genome shotgun sequence genome contains these proteins:
- the LOC124683514 gene encoding 2-carboxy-1,4-naphthoquinone phytyltransferase, chloroplastic translates to MPLAGIVLAPLLVSHLAPPSPRASVATAAEAARRRRALRRVRCSATAASGGAGGDAGELSRATLLWRAAKLPIYSVALVPLTVGTAAAYNQAGVFFATRYFGLLAAAVLVITWLNLSNDVYDSDTGADKDKKESVVNIVGSRTVTRNAANISLLLGLVGLFWAFAEAGDVRFIVLVISAILCGYVYQCPPFRLSYRGLGEPLCFAAFGPLATSAFYFSNSSRSISSEAVLLPLSTTVIASSIIVGLTTTLILFCSHFHQIDGDRAVGKMSPLVKIGTKTGATIVMLGVGTLYTLLVTFGISKYLPSSCIVLAALTLPLGKWVVDYVNKNHDDNTKIFMAKYYCVRLHALFGMALASGLVLARKGILV, encoded by the exons ATGCCGCTCGCCGGCATCGTCCTCGCGCCTCTCCTCGTCTCCCACCTCGCGCCACCCTCTCCCCGTGCCAGCGTTGCCACTGCTGCGGAGGCCGCGCGAAGGCGCCGCGCGCTACGGCGAGTACGCTGTTCGGCCACAGCGGCGTCCGGCGGAGCAGGCGGGGACGCCGGCGAGCTGTCCCGCGCCACGCTGCTCTGGAGGGCGGCCAAGCTGCCCATCTACTCTGTCGCGCTCGTGCCACTCACC GTAGGGACTGCTGCTGCCTACAATCAGGCGGGCGTGTTCTTTGCCACGCGCTATTTCGGTCTCCTGGCTGCTGCCGTCCTTGTCATCACCTGGCTCAACCTGAG CAACGACGTTTATGATTCAGATACCGGTGCTGACAAGGACAAGAAAGAATCTGTCGTTAACATTGTTGGCAG TCGAACAGTGACACGGAATGCTGCAAACATTTCCCTTCTGCTCGGCCTTGTAGGGCTATTTTGGGCCTTTGCAGAGGCCGGGGATGTCAGGTTCATTGTTTTGGTGATATCTGCAATCCTCTGTGGTTATGTTTATCAG TGCCCGCCATTCCGATTAAGTTACCGTGGTCTAGGCGAACCATTATGTTTTGCTGCATTTGGCCCATTGGCTACGTCAGCTTTCTACTTCTCAAACAGTAGCAGAAGCATTTCAAG CGAAGCTGTGCTTCTCCCTCTCAGTACAACTGTCATAGCTTCCTCCATTATTGTTGGGTTGACAACTACCCTGATACTCTTCTGCAGCCACTTTCATCAG ATTGATGGAGACAGAGCTGTTGGGAAGATGTCGCCCCTG GTAAAAATTGGCACCAAAACAGGAGCGACAATAGTGATGCTTGGGGTCGGAACCCTTTACACTCTCTTGGTCACTTTTGGGATAAGCAAATATCTCCCATCATCCTGCATT GTTCTTGCTGCCCTGACTCTCCCTCTTGGCAAATGGGTTGTGGACTATGTGAACAAAAATCATGAT GATAATACTAAGATCTTCATGGCAAAGTATTACTGTGTGCGGCTACATGCCTTGTTTGGGATGGCATTGGCTTCTGGCTTAGTGTTGGCTAGAAAAGGTATACTAGTCTAA
- the LOC124683515 gene encoding uncharacterized protein LOC124683515: protein MAKIGCFCALLGGSRKKSKDAKKVPYGKRANGHDWQKVKPVESMDGTDAAPPVVCKGGSVDGAPARDTKVVAAETAVELARQGRDDDKASTARVLPNVGLIGAAADSSGCSSDGGDKDAISAAGAPDNDVIMPGAVGRTLPNTPLRLQRSCSNIETARSGWKAVDDTLAPAKSRSHEDLVALPAASLLASPDVNGEPGGASPASSVRTTCSADRVMLRRRSSSQVLPSRSRKLWWSLFLWSHRNLHRPISSSPPPPADANDDDACRSHQRRDGYTSDTVGSKKSSKEIVYPAEDEPARAIPSQWVAFSAEASSSLDRVSAWVSSSLIHAEDGEDEDGIVEVGESSGTTKWHAQAVPTRRRSSPANEAAVQASSVVQTLNSFSTVAHVSGMGLKVVPVISAFSSLRAVNLSGNLIAHIAAGSLPRGLHTLDLSRNNIGSIEGLRELTRLRVLSLSYNRIARIGHGLSSCTAIRELYLAGNKISDVEGLHRLLKLAVLDVSFNRITTSKGLGQLVANYNSLRALNILGNPVQANVGEETLRKTVSGLLPQLEYLNKQAVKPLRAREVAKDSVAKAALGNSRWSSRRRASSRRSSLSPGSSSKRAGSSSRSRSKSSSRVQSSSVTRR, encoded by the exons ATGGCCAAGATCGGCTGCTTCTGCGCTCTGCTCGGCGGCAGCAGGAAGAAATCAAAG GACGCGAAGAAGGTGCCGTACGGCAAAAGGGCCAACGGACACGACTGGCAGAAGGTGAAACCGGTGGAGTCCATGGACGGGACGGACGCCGCTCCTCCTGTCGTCTGCAAAGGCGGCAGCGTTGACGGCGCGCCAGCACGCGACACGAAGGTTGTCGCCGCTGAGACAGCCGTTGAGTTGGCACGTCAAGGCCGTGACGACGACAAGGCCTCGACGGCGAGGGTCTTACCTAACGTCGGCCTCATCGGTGCAGCCGCGGACTCGTCCGGCTGCAGCAGTGACGGCGGCGACAAGGACGCTATCAGCGCCGCTGGCGCACCGGACAACGACGTGATCATGCCCGGCGCCGTTGGTCGCACGCTGCCGAACACTCCACTGAGGCTGCAACGCTCGTGCTCCAACATCGAGACGGCGAGGTCCGGCTGGAAGGCCGTCGACGACACGCTGGCGCCTGCCAAGTCACGCTCGCACGAGGACCTCGTGGCACTGCCCGCCGCCAGCCTGCTCGCCAGCCCCGACGTGAACGGCGAGCCGGGCGGCGCGAGCCCGGCGTCGTCGGTGAGGACGACGTGCAGCGCGGACCGCGTGATGCTGCGGAGGCGGTCGTCGAGCCAGGTGCTCCCGTCGCGGAGCCGGAAGCTCTGGTGGAGCCTGTTCCTGTGGAGCCACCGCAACCTGCACCGCCCcatctcgtcatcgccgccgccgcccgcggacGCAAACGACGACGACGCGTGCCGCTCCCACCAGCGGCGCGACGGGTACACGTCCGACACGGTCGGGTCCAAGAAGAGCAGCAAGGAGATCGTCTACCCCGCGGAGGACGAGCCAGCCCGGGCGATCCCGAGCCAGTGGGTGGCGTTCTCGGCGGAAGCCTCGTCGTCCCTCGACCGTGTCAGCGCGTGGGTGAGCAGCTCGTTGATCCACGCCGAGGATGGCGAGGATGAGGACGGCATCGTGGAGGTCGGGGAGTCGTCGGGGACGACAAAGTGGCACGCCCAGGCGGTGCCAACGCGGCGGCGCAGCAGCCCGGCGAACGAGGCCGCCGTCCAGGCGAGCAGCGTCGTGCAGACGCTCAACTCGTTCTCGACGGTGGCGCACGTGTCGGGCATGGGCCTCAAGGTCGTCCCCGTGATCTCCGCCTTCTCGAGCCTCCGGGCGGTGAACCTCTCCGGCAACCTCATCG CTCACATCGCGGCTGGATCGTTGCCCAGGGGCCTGCACACGCTGGACCTGTCGAGGAACAACATCGGCAGCATCGAGGGCCTGCGTGAGCTGACGAGGCTGCGCGTGCTCAGCCTCAGCTACAACCGGATCGCGCGCATCGGCCATG GGCTGTCGAGCTGCACGGCGATCAGGGAGCTCTACCTGGCCGGGAACAAGATCAGCGACGTGGAGGGGCTGCACCGCCTGCTGAAGCTGGCGGTCCTGGACGTGAGCTTCAACAGGATCACCACGTCCAAGGGCCTCGGCCAGCTCGTCGCCAACTACAACTCCCTCCGGGCGCTCAACATCCTCGGCAACCCCGTGCAGGCCAACGTCGGCGAGGAGACGCTCCGCAAGACGGTGTCGGGCCTCCTGCCGCAGCTGGAGTACCTCAACAAGCAGGCCGTGAAGCCGCTGCGCGCGCGGGAGGTGGCCAAGGACAGCGTCGCCAAGGCGGCGCTCGGGAACAGCCGCTGGAGCTCGCGGAGGCGGGCGTCGTCGCGCCGGTCCAGCCTCAGCCCCGGGTCGTCATCGAAGAGGGCtgggagcagcagcaggagcaggtcCAAGAGCAGCAGCAGGGTTCAGAGCTCCAGCGTCACGAGGAGGTGA